Proteins encoded in a region of the Perca fluviatilis chromosome 6, GENO_Pfluv_1.0, whole genome shotgun sequence genome:
- the LOC120560775 gene encoding UDP-glucuronosyltransferase 2A2-like, producing the protein MKLGQRLSVSVLLLLCVTWGANGGNILVWYTEGSHWINIKPVLETLINRGHQVTVLVPSTSMFMDTSEPSRFGYEPFNVSVTIESIEEFFEEYLRFSMYEMDHMSYLQLYIRYMDLMKVDLQYSLKYLDGVLKSETIMKKLKEGKYDLLLADPIYPGSDLLAEILGIPLVFTLRFSLAYNWERHCGQLPAPPSFVPGAMSKLTDKMDFSERVWNFLFYALQDIVIDDVIWKEVDKYYSEVKGTPTSACEMMGRADIWLIRTYWDFEFPRPFLPNFKFVGGIHCRPAKPLPEDMEEFVQTSGDAGIVVFTLGSFIKNITTEKGNMIASALAQIPQKVLWRYGGEKPSTLGANTRIYDWIPQNDLLGHPKTRAFITHGGTNGIYEAIYHSVPMVGIPMFADQPDNMVHIKAKGAGIIVDLNFMKTEDLRDAINDVISDKSYKDNVMQLSSIHHDRPMSARDEAVFWIEYTMRNKGAKHLRVQAHELTWYQYHSLDVLAFILAIVLFILLLFIKTCTFCFRRCCDRKGKAKRKAE; encoded by the exons ATGAAGCTGGGGCAGCGTCTCTCTGTTAGTGTCCTGCTGCTACTTTGCGTGACATGGGGAGCAAATGGAGGGAACATTTTGGTCTGGTACACTGAAGGCAGCCACTGGATCAACATTAAGCCTGTGTTGGAGACGCTGATCAACAGAGGACACCAGGTGACGGTTCTGGTGCCGAGCACATCAATGTTCATGGACACCAGTGAGCCTTCTCGCTTTGGCTACGAACCCTTCAATGTATCTGTCACAATAGAAAGCATAGAGGAGTTTTTTGAGGAGTACCTTCGCTTCTCCATGTATGAAATGGATCATATGAGCTACTTGCAGTTATACATAAGATACATGGATCTGATGAAGGTCGACCTGCAGTATTCTTTGAAATATTTGGACGGCGTGCTAAAATCAGAAACCATCATGAAGAAGCTGAAGGAGGGAAAATATGACCTTCTCCTGGCTGACCCCATCTACCCTGGCAGTGACTTATTAGCAGAGATTTTGGGCATCCCTCTGGTCTTCACCCTGCGCTTTTCCCTAGCCTATAACTGGGAGAGACACTGTGGTCAGCTACCTGCTCCACCTTCCTTTGTCCCTGGCGCTATGAGCAAACTGACTGACAAAATGGACTTCTCAGAGAGAGTGTGGAACTTTCTCTTCTACGCACTGCAGGACATCGTGATTGATGATGTTATTTGGAAAGAAGTAGATAAATATTACTCCGAAGTCAAAG GAACACCCACCAGTGCCTGCGAGATGATGGGTAGAGCAGACATCTGGTTGATACGAACTTACTGGGATTTTGAATTCCCTCGTCCTTTCCTCCCTAACTTCAAATTTGTTGGCGGGATCCACTGCAGACCTGCTAAACCTTTACCAGAG GATATGGAGGAGTTTGTGCAGACTTCTGGAGACGCTGGCATTGTGGTCTTTACTTTGGGATCATTCATCAAGAACATCACCACAGAGAAGGGAAACATGATAGCCTCAGCCCTCGCTCAGATCCCACAAAAG GTGCTGTGGAGATACGGTGGAGAAAAACCATCAACTCTGGGTGCCAACACCAGAATATACGACTGGATCCCTCAGAATGACCTACTGG GTCACCCCAAGACCAGAGCTTTCATCACCCATGGTGGAACAAATGGGATTTATGAGGCCATCTACCACAGTGTTCCCATGGTGGGCATCCCCATGTTTGCTGACCAGCCAGACAACATGGTCCATATTAAGGCTAAGGGAGCTGGAATTATAGTGGACTTGAACTTCATGAAGACTGAGGACCTTAGAGATGCAATCAATGATGTAATCAGTGATAAATC GTACAAGGACAATGTCATGCAGCTGTCCAGTATCCACCATGACAGACCAATGAGTGCTCGAGATGAGGCAGTATTCTGGATTGAGTACACCATGAGAAACAAAGGGGCCAAGCACCTGAGGGTTCAGGCCCATGAGCTCACCTGGTATCAGTATCACAGCCTGGATGTCCTGGCCTTCATCCTCGCCATCGTTCTGTTCATCTTACTTCTCTTCATCAAGACCTGCACATTCTGCTTCCGGAGGTGCTGTGACAGAAAGGGAAAGGCGAAGAGAAAGGCGGAGTAA